The Pan paniscus chromosome 1, NHGRI_mPanPan1-v2.0_pri, whole genome shotgun sequence genome has a segment encoding these proteins:
- the TNNT2 gene encoding troponin T, cardiac muscle → MEESKPKPRSFMPNLVPPKIPDGERVDFDDIHRKRMEKDLNELQALIEAHFENRKKEEEELVSLKDRIERRRAERAEQQRIRNEREKERQNRLAEERARREEEENRRKAEDEARKKKALSNMMHFGGYIQKTERKSGKRQTEREKKKKILAERRKVLAIDHLNEDQLREKAKELWQSIYNLEAEKFDLQEKFKQQKYEINVLRNRINDNQKVSKTRGKAKVTGRWK, encoded by the exons ATGGAGGAGTCCAAACCAAAGCCCAG GTCGTTCATGCCCAACTTGGTGCCTCCCAAGATCCCCGATGGAGAGAGAGTGGACTTTGAT GACATCCACCGGAAGCGCATGGAGAAGGACCTGAATGAGTTGCAGGCGCTGATCGAGGCTCACTTTGAGaacaggaagaaagaggaggaggagctcgTTTCTCTCAAAGACAGGATC GAGAGACGCCGGGCAGAGCGGGCCGAGCAGCAGCGCATCCGGAATGAGCGGGAGAAGGAGCGGCAGAACCGCCTGGCT GAAGAGAGGGCTCGacgagaggaggaggagaacaggAGGAAGGCTGAGGATGAGGCCCGGAAGAAGAAGGCTTTGTCCAACATGATGCATTTTGGGGGTTACATCCAGAAG ACAGAGCGGAAAAGTGGGAAGAGGCAGACTGAgcgggaaaagaagaagaagattctGGCCGAGAGGAGGAAGGTGCTGGCCATCGACCACCTGAATGAAGATCAGCtgag GGAGAAGGCCAAGGAGCTGTGGCAGAGCATCTATAACTTGGAGGCAGAGAAGTTCGACCTGCAGGAGAAGTTCAAGCAGCAGAAATATGAG ATCAATGTTCTCCGAAACAGGATCAACGATAACCAGAAAGT CTCCAAGACTCGCGGGAAGGCTAAAGTCACCGGGCGCTGGAAATAG